The window GTCCCTTCATTTATGAACTCCAGGGCAACGTCCCTGTGAAGAGAGGTCGGAACGGCAACGCTCACCGCGTCCAGCTTTTCCTTCGCGAGCTCCCTGTAGTCTGCATAGGGAATCGTGTCAAACCTCCTGGCTATCTCCTTGGCCCTCTCAAAGTCCGCATCTGCAACCCCAACGAGCTCGACTTTTCCTTCCCTGGCCAGCTCCGAGTAAACCCTGGCATGATGCTGGCCCATCATTCCAACACCAACAACTCCAACGCGGAGCATTCTCATCACCGAAGACAAGAAGTTAAGAGGAAAGTTCATCCAGTGTTTCCAGTATGTACGCGATGTCCTCCTCACTAACTGCCGGGTGCACTGGTAGGCTGAGGACTTTCTGGCTGGCTTCTATCGCGTTGGGACAGCAGTCCATCTCATAGCCGAGCTTCTGGAAGAGTGGCTGGTGGTGGACGGGCATTGGGTAGTGGACGGCCGTGCCGATTCCCCTCTCGCGGAGCTTCATCATAAGTTTGTCCCTGCCGAGCGGGAAGTCATCCTCAACCCTGATCACATACTGGTGGAAGACGTGATATGCCCTTGGGTCAACGTACGGTGGCGTGAGTCCCGGGATTTTCTCGATGCCCTTGCTGAGCCTTCTTGCGTTCTCCTTCCTGATTTCGTTCCACCTATCGAGCTTCCTGAGCTGAACCCTGCCGAGGGCCCCGCCGATGTTTGTCATCCTCAGGTTGTAGCCGAGCTCGACGTGGAGATACTTCTCGGCCTGCCCGTGGCTCCTGATGAGCCTGGCTCTCCTCGCGAGTTCGTCATCGTTAGTTACAACCATTCCGCCCTCGCCGGTGGTCATGTTCTTCGTCGGGTAGAAGCTGAACGCTGCTATATGGCCGAGGGTTCCCACCTTTTGCCCTTCAAACATTGCCCCATGCGCTTGAGCGCAGTCCTCAACGAGGTAGAGGTTGTAATCCTCGGCTATCTCCCTGAAGGCCTTCATGTCGGCGGGCTGGCCGTAGAGGTGGACGACGAGGATTGCCTTCGTCTTGTCCGTTATCTTCTCAAGAACCTCCTCTGGGTTGAGGTTGTAGGTTTTCGGATCGATGTCCGCAAAAACTGGCTTTGCGTTCTGGAAGAGGATCGAGGTGGCTGATGCAATGAACGTGAACGGGGTGGTTATCACCTCGTCCCCCGGCCCCATCCTGAGGGCTTTGAGGGCTACGTCTAGGGCCGCTGTGCCGTTGGCGACGGCAACGCCGTGTCTGGCTCCAAGGTAATCGGCGAACTCCCTCTCGAAGGCCTCAACCTCTTTCCCGTGGGCCAGCATTCCGCTCTTCAATACTTCGACGACGGCGTTTATCTCCTCATCCCCGATCAGGGGCTTGGCGATTGGTATGCTTCTCATTTCTATCGCCTCAGAGGTCTTTCTCCTTGAGATAGCGCTCGTAATCTTCCCTCCTTATTTTAACCTCCCTTCCACAGTGGGAGCATTTGAAGATTATGTGTTCTTCATCCTCTCTGATTTTCTCCTCCAGTTTTCTCCCGCAGTAGCAGACGAAGCCCTTTAAGCGTGCGGGGCTCCCGTAGACGAGTCCAAAGGGCGGGACGTCCTTGGTAACGACGGCTCCGGCCCCGACCATCGCGTACTCGCCTATGGTAACTCCGCATACTATCGTGGCGTGGGCCCCAATGCTCGCCCCCTTCTTTACAAGCGTTGGCACTACCTCCCAGTCCTGGTTGAAGGCCCTCGGGTAGAGGTCGTTGGTGAAGGTCATGTGGGGGCCAAGGAAAACGTCGTCTTCGACCTTAACGCCGTGATAAACGCTCACTCCGTTCTGGATTTTAACGTTATTGCCTATCTCGACGTCAGCGTCGATGTAGACGTCCTTTCCAATATTGCAGTTCCTTCCTATCCTGGCACCCTTTCTGATGTGGGCAAAGTGCCAGATTCTCGTTCCCTCTCCAATCTCTGCTCCCTCTTCAACAACAGCCAAGGGGTGGGCGAAATATTTTTTAGCCATGGGGAACACCACAACTTTTGACACGTTAAGGTTATAAAAGCATTTGTGAGGTATGAAATAGGAGGATCTCTATGAATCCGACTAGTAGTCTTGTGGTATTTTCTCAGGTGTTTCCCCCGGAGAAGGGAGGGAACGCATCCAGAATGGGGGATCTATACAAGTACCTGACTCTATTTGGTGTTAAAGTGATTGTTGTTTCTTCAATCGAAACGTACCCTTTCGGCAGTTTCAAGCGGGAATTCAGGCTTTTTAAGAGGGAAGGGAACGTCATCAGGCTTTTTACGTATCAACCTGGGGAAAATGCATCGAATATAGAACGGGCGTTATATTATACTATTTTCCCTATTGTGGCCAGTATATGGTTAATTTTAAACAGAAAATCCGTGGATGTGGTCCTGGTTACATCGCCCCCTCCTCAGATGTATCTCATTGCACTAATTGCTAAACTTCTAAAAAAGAAGGTTATAGTGGACGTGAGAGACCTTTTCTTAGACGTCAGCGTCAGTCTGGGCTTCATACGATCCGGCAGTCTAGTTGAGAGGGCTTTTAGATTCATTGAATCCAGGGCATTAAGTTCTGCCGAGGCCGTAACCACGGTAACCCATATGATACGAAAGCAGTTGTGGGAAGATTACGGAATTAATCCTT of the Thermococcus sp. JdF3 genome contains:
- a CDS encoding DegT/DnrJ/EryC1/StrS aminotransferase family protein; this encodes MRSIPIAKPLIGDEEINAVVEVLKSGMLAHGKEVEAFEREFADYLGARHGVAVANGTAALDVALKALRMGPGDEVITTPFTFIASATSILFQNAKPVFADIDPKTYNLNPEEVLEKITDKTKAILVVHLYGQPADMKAFREIAEDYNLYLVEDCAQAHGAMFEGQKVGTLGHIAAFSFYPTKNMTTGEGGMVVTNDDELARRARLIRSHGQAEKYLHVELGYNLRMTNIGGALGRVQLRKLDRWNEIRKENARRLSKGIEKIPGLTPPYVDPRAYHVFHQYVIRVEDDFPLGRDKLMMKLRERGIGTAVHYPMPVHHQPLFQKLGYEMDCCPNAIEASQKVLSLPVHPAVSEEDIAYILETLDELSS
- a CDS encoding acyltransferase, with product MAKKYFAHPLAVVEEGAEIGEGTRIWHFAHIRKGARIGRNCNIGKDVYIDADVEIGNNVKIQNGVSVYHGVKVEDDVFLGPHMTFTNDLYPRAFNQDWEVVPTLVKKGASIGAHATIVCGVTIGEYAMVGAGAVVTKDVPPFGLVYGSPARLKGFVCYCGRKLEEKIREDEEHIIFKCSHCGREVKIRREDYERYLKEKDL